A section of the Archocentrus centrarchus isolate MPI-CPG fArcCen1 chromosome 20, fArcCen1, whole genome shotgun sequence genome encodes:
- the adcyap1a gene encoding LOW QUALITY PROTEIN: adenylate cyclase activating polypeptide 1a (The sequence of the model RefSeq protein was modified relative to this genomic sequence to represent the inferred CDS: inserted 1 base in 1 codon; deleted 1 base in 1 codon) encodes MSSKATLALFIYGIIMHYSVSSSPVGLSFPSIRLDSDVYDEDGNSXPSLDYDRDQMDARSAPSVADDVYTLYYPAEKRTERHADGMFNKAYRKALGQLSARKYLHSLMAKRVGGGKRWMTAQSPSPSGHSDGIFQDSYSRYRKQMAVKKYLAASLGKALNDIGFHHILQEIDFDALPDGDEFEAFFGGEWPETVSPNFR; translated from the exons atgtCTAGTAAAGCGACTTTAGCATTATTCATCTATGGAATCATAATGCACTACAGCGTCAGCAGCTCACCTGTGGGGCTTAGCTTTCCCAGTATTAG ACTTGACAGCGATGTTTATGATGAGGATGGCAATT TACCGTCCCTGGATTATGACCGAGATCAAATGGACGCGAGA AGCGCTCCGTCTGTCGCTGACGACGTCTACACTTTGTACTACCCTGCGGAAAAA AGAACGGAAAGACATGCAGACGGAATGTTTAATAAAGCCTACAGGAAAGCGCTGGGTCAGTTATCAGCAAGGAAATACCTTCATTCTCTGATGGCAAAACGTGTAGG TGGGGGGAAACGTTGGATGACAGCTCAGAGCCCCTCTCCAAGCGGACACTCAGATGGGATCTTCCAAGACAGCTACAGCCGCTACAGAAAGCAAATGGCAGTCAAGAAATACCTGGCAGCGTCCTTGGGAAAAG CCTTGAACGACATAGGTTTTCACCATATCCTACAAGAAATAGACTTTGATGCCCTCCCGGACGGGGATGAGTTTGAGGCCTTTTTTGGTGGAGAATGGCCTGAAACAGTCTCTCCGAATTTCCGGTGA